In the genome of Streptomyces pactum, one region contains:
- a CDS encoding chitinase, whose product MERSRPLGRRPLVTLLTAAALAASGMTALSSAARAADANLTRNGGFESGLDGWTCPAGTTVTSPVHGGTAALKATPAGADNARCAQTVSVKPDSAYTLSGYVRGTYVYLGASGTGTTDVSTWAQSAPDWQQLTTTFRTGPTTTKVTIYTHGWFGTGAYHADDITLTGPGGETGQPPAPPTGLTAGTVTSSSVALSWSPVPGATGYTVYRDGTKVSTVTGTSTTVTGLTPSTAYSFQVTAVNDAGESGRSATVTATTAEPSGGGPSDLPPHALVGYLHTTFANGSGYTRMADVPDSWDVIDLAFGEPTSVTSGDIRFQRCPVTECPNVESDAEFKAAIKAKQAAGKKVLISIGGQNGQVRLTTTAARDTFVSSVSKIIDEYGLDGLDIDFEGHSLSLDADDTDFKNPKTPVIVNLISALKTLTAKYGDDFVLTMAPETFFVQNGYQFYGTGKWGGQDPRCGAYLPVIHALRDDLTLLHVQDYNSGPIMGLDNQYHSMGGADFHIAMTDMLLTGFPVAGDRNNVFPPLRPEQVAIGMPASTNAGNGHVSPAEVTKALNCLTKKTDCGSYATHGTWPALRGLMTWSINWDRHGNWEFQRNFDKYFG is encoded by the coding sequence GTGGAACGCTCCAGACCTCTCGGCCGTCGCCCCCTGGTCACCCTGCTCACCGCCGCGGCCCTCGCCGCGTCCGGCATGACCGCGCTGTCGTCGGCCGCCCGCGCGGCCGACGCGAACCTCACGCGCAACGGCGGCTTCGAGTCCGGCCTCGACGGCTGGACCTGCCCGGCGGGCACGACCGTCACCTCACCGGTGCACGGCGGCACCGCCGCGCTCAAGGCCACCCCGGCCGGCGCCGACAACGCCCGCTGCGCGCAGACGGTGAGCGTGAAGCCCGACTCCGCCTACACCCTGTCCGGTTACGTCCGCGGCACCTACGTCTACCTCGGCGCGAGCGGAACCGGCACCACCGACGTCTCCACCTGGGCCCAGTCCGCCCCCGACTGGCAGCAGCTGACCACCACCTTCCGCACCGGCCCCACCACGACCAAGGTCACGATCTACACCCACGGCTGGTTCGGCACCGGCGCCTACCACGCCGACGACATCACGCTGACCGGCCCCGGCGGGGAGACGGGCCAGCCCCCGGCACCGCCCACCGGCCTCACCGCGGGCACGGTCACCTCCTCCAGCGTCGCCCTGTCCTGGTCACCGGTCCCGGGCGCCACCGGCTACACCGTCTACCGCGACGGCACCAAGGTCAGCACGGTCACCGGCACCTCCACCACCGTGACCGGCCTGACCCCCTCGACGGCGTACTCCTTCCAGGTCACCGCCGTCAACGACGCGGGCGAGTCCGGGCGGTCGGCCACCGTCACCGCGACCACCGCCGAACCCTCCGGCGGCGGCCCCTCCGACCTCCCGCCGCACGCCCTGGTCGGCTACCTCCACACCACCTTCGCCAACGGCTCCGGCTACACCCGCATGGCGGACGTGCCCGACAGCTGGGACGTCATCGACCTGGCGTTCGGCGAGCCGACCTCGGTCACCTCCGGCGACATCCGCTTCCAGCGCTGCCCGGTCACCGAGTGCCCGAACGTGGAGAGCGACGCCGAGTTCAAGGCGGCGATCAAGGCCAAGCAGGCGGCCGGCAAGAAGGTGCTCATCTCCATCGGCGGCCAGAACGGCCAGGTGCGGCTGACCACCACCGCCGCCCGCGACACCTTCGTCTCCTCCGTCTCGAAGATCATCGACGAGTACGGGCTCGACGGCCTGGACATCGACTTCGAGGGCCACTCGCTGTCGCTGGACGCCGACGACACCGACTTCAAGAACCCCAAGACCCCGGTGATCGTCAACCTGATCTCGGCCCTGAAGACCCTCACGGCCAAGTACGGCGACGACTTCGTGCTGACCATGGCCCCGGAGACGTTCTTCGTCCAGAACGGCTACCAGTTCTACGGCACCGGCAAGTGGGGCGGCCAGGACCCGCGCTGCGGCGCCTACCTCCCGGTCATCCACGCCCTGCGCGACGACCTGACGCTGCTCCACGTCCAGGACTACAACTCCGGCCCGATCATGGGCCTGGACAACCAGTACCACTCCATGGGCGGCGCCGACTTCCACATCGCCATGACCGACATGCTGCTCACCGGCTTCCCGGTCGCCGGCGACCGGAACAACGTCTTCCCGCCGCTGCGCCCCGAGCAGGTCGCGATCGGCATGCCGGCCTCCACCAACGCGGGCAACGGCCACGTCTCACCGGCCGAGGTCACCAAGGCCCTCAACTGCCTCACCAAGAAGACCGACTGCGGCTCCTACGCCACCCACGGCACCTGGCCGGCCCTGCGCGGTCTGATGACCTGGTCGATCAACTGGGACCGGCACGGGAACTGGGAGTTCCAGCGGAACTTCGACAAGTACTTCGGCTGA
- the xdhC gene encoding xanthine dehydrogenase accessory protein XdhC has protein sequence MTWVAAVARLRACREPGVLVTVATVRGHAPRDAGAKLVVGRTGTWGSIGGGNVEAVAIDRAREMLAGSVTEPELMDFALNDKVTNQHGVQCCGGTVSVLLEPLPVVQAVAIFGAGHVGLELARILARHDLDLHLVDSRSEMLTEQRLGVLADAVAQVHVHHTPLLPEEVLAKLPPGTHVLIMTHDHAEDAAVCDAALRTPGLGSIGLIGSAAKWARFRKRLATEGGHDEAAIDRIKTPIGLPGITGKEPATIAVSVAADLLRTFAAAGDRPS, from the coding sequence ATGACGTGGGTCGCCGCGGTCGCGCGGTTGCGGGCGTGCCGGGAGCCCGGCGTGCTGGTGACCGTCGCGACCGTGCGCGGCCACGCCCCGCGCGACGCCGGGGCGAAGCTCGTGGTGGGGCGGACCGGGACGTGGGGCTCGATCGGGGGCGGCAACGTCGAGGCCGTCGCCATCGACCGGGCCCGGGAGATGCTCGCCGGGTCCGTGACGGAGCCGGAGCTGATGGATTTCGCCCTGAACGACAAGGTGACCAACCAGCACGGCGTGCAGTGCTGCGGCGGCACGGTCTCGGTGCTGCTCGAACCGCTGCCGGTGGTCCAGGCGGTGGCGATCTTCGGTGCCGGGCACGTGGGCCTGGAACTGGCGCGCATCCTGGCGCGTCACGACCTCGACCTCCACCTGGTCGACAGCCGCTCCGAGATGCTCACCGAACAGCGGCTCGGCGTACTGGCGGACGCGGTGGCACAGGTGCACGTCCACCACACGCCGCTGCTGCCCGAGGAGGTGCTGGCGAAGCTGCCGCCCGGCACCCATGTGCTGATCATGACCCACGACCACGCCGAGGACGCCGCGGTGTGCGACGCCGCCCTGCGCACCCCGGGTCTCGGTTCGATCGGGCTGATCGGGTCGGCGGCGAAGTGGGCGCGGTTCCGCAAGCGCCTGGCCACCGAGGGCGGTCACGACGAGGCCGCCATCGACCGGATCAAGACCCCGATCGGGCTGCCCGGGATCACCGGCAAGGAACCCGCGACCATCGCCGTGAGCGTCGCCGCCGATCTGCTGCGTACCTTCGCCGCCGCGGGGGACCGTCCCTCCTGA
- the xdhB gene encoding xanthine dehydrogenase molybdopterin binding subunit codes for MSHLSERPEKPVVGVPVPHESAFQHVTGTALYTDDLVYRTKDVLHAYPVQVMRARGRITALRTEPALAVPGVVRVLTGADVPGVNDAGMKHDEPLFPDEVMFHGHAVAWVLGETLEAARLGAAAVEVELEELPALVTLEEAIAAGSYHGARPVMETGDVEAGFADSAHVFTGEFRFSGQEHFYLETHASLAQIDENGQVFIQSSTQHPSETQEIVAHVLGVPSHEVTVQCLRMGGGFGGKEMQPHGFAAVAALGAKLTGRPVRFRFNRTQDMTMSGKRHGFHATWRIGFDADGRIQALDATLTADGGWSLDLSEPVLARALCHIDNTYWIPNARVAGRIARTNTVSNTAFRGFGGPQGMLVIEDIMGRCAPRLGLDPMELRERNFYRPGQGQTTPYGQPVTQPERISTVWRQVKENAGIADRRREIAAFNAAHPHTKRALALTGIKFGISFNLTAFNQGGALVLIYKDGSVLINHGGTEMGQGLHTKMMQVAATTLGIPLHRVRLAPTRTDKVPNTSATAASSGADLNGGAIKNACEQLRERLLRVAATRLGANASDVRIVEGVARALGSDEELDWDDLVRTAYFQRVQLSAAGFYRTEGLHWDAKSFRGSPFKYFAYGAAATEVEVDGFTGAYRIRRVDIVHDVGDSLSPMIDIGQIEGGFVQGAGWLTLEDLRWDTGTGPHRGRLLTQAASTYKLPSFSEMPEEFNVTLLRNAGEEGAVYGSKAVGEPPLMLAFSVREALRQAAAAFGPDGTVVELASPATPEAVYWAVEAARRGEPGTDGPAAPGPDVHGGVRTGTEALSGA; via the coding sequence ATGAGTCATCTCTCCGAGCGCCCCGAGAAGCCCGTCGTCGGCGTCCCGGTGCCGCACGAAAGCGCCTTCCAGCACGTCACCGGCACCGCGCTGTACACCGACGACCTGGTGTACCGCACCAAGGACGTGCTGCACGCGTACCCGGTCCAGGTAATGCGGGCCCGGGGCCGGATCACCGCGCTGCGCACCGAGCCGGCGCTCGCCGTGCCCGGGGTGGTCCGGGTGCTGACCGGCGCCGACGTGCCCGGCGTCAACGACGCCGGGATGAAGCACGACGAGCCGCTCTTCCCCGACGAGGTCATGTTCCACGGCCACGCGGTCGCCTGGGTGCTCGGTGAGACGCTGGAGGCGGCCCGGCTCGGTGCGGCAGCAGTCGAGGTGGAACTCGAAGAACTGCCCGCCCTGGTCACGCTGGAGGAGGCGATCGCGGCCGGGAGTTACCACGGCGCCCGGCCGGTGATGGAGACCGGCGACGTCGAGGCGGGCTTCGCCGACTCCGCGCACGTGTTCACCGGCGAGTTCCGCTTCTCCGGCCAGGAGCACTTCTACCTGGAGACGCACGCGTCACTGGCCCAGATCGACGAGAACGGGCAGGTGTTCATCCAGAGCAGCACCCAGCACCCCTCGGAGACCCAGGAGATCGTCGCCCATGTGCTCGGTGTGCCGTCCCACGAGGTGACCGTGCAGTGTCTGCGGATGGGCGGCGGCTTCGGCGGCAAGGAGATGCAGCCGCACGGCTTCGCGGCCGTCGCCGCGCTCGGCGCCAAGCTCACCGGCCGTCCGGTGCGGTTCCGGTTCAACCGGACCCAGGACATGACCATGTCCGGCAAGCGCCACGGCTTCCACGCCACATGGCGGATCGGCTTCGACGCCGACGGCCGTATCCAGGCGCTCGACGCCACCCTGACGGCGGACGGCGGCTGGAGCCTGGACCTGTCCGAGCCGGTGCTGGCCCGCGCGCTGTGCCACATCGACAACACCTACTGGATCCCCAACGCCCGCGTCGCCGGCCGCATCGCCAGGACCAACACGGTCTCCAACACCGCCTTCCGCGGCTTCGGCGGACCGCAGGGCATGCTGGTGATCGAGGACATCATGGGCCGCTGCGCGCCGCGGCTCGGGCTGGACCCCATGGAGCTGCGCGAGCGCAACTTCTACCGGCCGGGCCAGGGCCAGACGACACCGTACGGACAGCCGGTCACGCAGCCCGAGCGGATCTCCACGGTGTGGCGGCAGGTCAAGGAGAACGCCGGCATCGCCGACCGCAGGCGGGAGATCGCCGCCTTCAACGCGGCGCACCCGCACACCAAGCGGGCGCTCGCGCTCACCGGCATCAAGTTCGGCATCTCGTTCAACCTCACCGCCTTCAACCAGGGCGGCGCGCTGGTGCTGATCTACAAGGACGGCTCGGTCCTGATCAACCACGGCGGTACCGAGATGGGCCAGGGCCTGCACACGAAGATGATGCAGGTGGCCGCGACCACGCTGGGCATCCCGCTGCACCGGGTCCGCCTCGCCCCGACGCGTACCGACAAGGTGCCCAACACCTCGGCCACCGCGGCCAGTTCCGGTGCGGACCTCAACGGCGGGGCGATCAAGAACGCCTGTGAGCAGCTGCGCGAGCGGCTGCTGCGGGTCGCCGCGACCCGGCTGGGCGCCAACGCCTCGGACGTGCGCATCGTCGAGGGCGTGGCGCGCGCCCTGGGCAGCGACGAGGAGCTGGACTGGGACGACCTGGTGCGCACCGCGTACTTCCAGCGCGTTCAGCTGTCGGCGGCCGGTTTCTACCGGACCGAGGGGCTGCACTGGGACGCGAAGTCCTTCCGGGGCTCGCCGTTCAAGTACTTCGCGTACGGTGCCGCGGCGACCGAGGTGGAGGTCGACGGCTTCACCGGCGCGTACCGCATCCGGCGGGTCGACATCGTGCACGACGTCGGCGACAGCCTCTCCCCGATGATCGACATCGGTCAGATCGAGGGGGGTTTCGTGCAGGGTGCGGGCTGGCTGACCCTGGAGGACCTGCGCTGGGACACCGGCACCGGGCCGCACCGCGGCCGGCTGCTGACCCAGGCCGCGAGCACCTACAAGCTGCCGAGCTTCTCCGAGATGCCCGAGGAGTTCAACGTCACGCTGCTGCGGAACGCCGGCGAGGAGGGCGCGGTCTACGGGTCCAAGGCGGTCGGCGAGCCCCCGCTGATGCTGGCGTTCTCGGTGCGGGAGGCGCTGCGGCAGGCCGCCGCGGCGTTCGGCCCGGACGGGACCGTGGTGGAACTGGCCTCCCCCGCGACCCCGGAGGCGGTCTACTGGGCGGTCGAGGCGGCTCGCCGGGGTGAGCCGGGCACCGACGGGCCGGCCGCGCCCGGACCGGACGTCCACGGCGGGGTCAGGACCGGCACGGAAGCGCTGAGCGGTGCCTGA
- a CDS encoding xanthine dehydrogenase small subunit codes for MVGARITVNGEEVPISPAAPHTTVLDFLRARGITGPKEGCAEGECGACSVLVARPGVDRPTDWVAVNACLVPAAALDGQEVVTAEGLATAGRPGVPPTLHPVQEELAVRGGSQCGYCTPGFVCSMAAEYYRPDRCPHPDPAGGADAEHGPNGFDLHALSGNLCRCTGYRPIRDAAFAVGTPADEDPLARRREQAPPAPVATEYRQGDGAFLRKGTLAETLELLRERPDAVVVAGSTDHGVEVNIRSRRDGCVVAVDRLPELRELRTGPDHIEIGAALTLTEIERRLDGGVPLLAELFPQFASRLIRNSATLGGNLGTGSPIGDSPPVLLALDATLVLAHADGEREVPLADYFTGYRRSVRRPGELIRAVRIPLPLSPTVAFHKIAKRRFDDISSVAVAFSLDIGDGIVRKARIGLGGVAATPIRALATEAALEGAPWSAETAEAAARVLRGEGTPMDDHRASSLYRSAMLGQSLLKLYAQTTEAVPS; via the coding sequence ATGGTAGGAGCGCGGATCACGGTCAACGGGGAAGAAGTACCCATTTCACCGGCCGCCCCCCACACCACGGTGCTGGATTTTCTGCGGGCGCGGGGGATCACCGGGCCGAAGGAGGGCTGCGCCGAGGGCGAATGCGGTGCCTGTTCGGTCCTGGTGGCCCGCCCCGGGGTGGACAGGCCCACCGACTGGGTGGCGGTCAACGCCTGTCTGGTCCCGGCCGCGGCGCTCGACGGCCAGGAGGTCGTCACCGCCGAGGGCCTCGCCACCGCCGGCCGGCCCGGCGTGCCGCCCACCCTGCACCCGGTGCAGGAGGAGCTGGCGGTCCGCGGCGGCTCCCAGTGCGGCTACTGCACGCCGGGCTTCGTCTGCAGCATGGCCGCCGAGTACTACCGGCCCGACCGCTGCCCGCACCCGGACCCGGCCGGCGGCGCGGATGCCGAGCACGGTCCGAACGGGTTCGATCTGCACGCGCTGAGCGGAAACCTGTGCCGCTGCACCGGCTACCGCCCGATCCGCGACGCCGCGTTCGCCGTGGGGACGCCCGCCGACGAGGACCCACTCGCGCGGCGCCGCGAGCAGGCCCCGCCCGCGCCCGTCGCCACCGAGTACCGCCAGGGCGACGGCGCCTTCCTGCGCAAGGGCACCCTCGCCGAGACCCTGGAGCTGCTGCGCGAGCGGCCCGACGCGGTGGTGGTCGCCGGCTCCACCGACCACGGCGTCGAGGTGAACATCCGCTCGCGCCGCGACGGGTGCGTGGTCGCCGTCGACCGGCTGCCCGAGCTGCGGGAGCTGCGGACCGGGCCCGACCACATCGAGATCGGGGCGGCGCTGACGCTCACCGAGATCGAACGCCGGCTCGACGGTGGCGTGCCGCTGCTGGCGGAGCTCTTCCCGCAGTTCGCGTCGCGGCTGATCCGCAACAGCGCGACCCTCGGCGGCAACCTCGGGACCGGCTCCCCCATCGGTGACAGCCCGCCGGTGCTGCTCGCGCTGGACGCGACGCTGGTGCTGGCCCACGCCGACGGTGAGCGCGAGGTCCCGCTGGCGGACTACTTCACCGGCTACCGCCGAAGCGTGCGCCGACCCGGTGAGCTGATCCGCGCGGTGCGCATCCCGCTGCCGCTGTCGCCGACCGTGGCCTTCCACAAGATCGCCAAGCGCCGTTTCGACGACATCTCCAGCGTGGCCGTCGCCTTCTCCCTCGACATCGGGGACGGCATCGTGCGCAAGGCCCGCATCGGCCTGGGCGGTGTGGCCGCCACCCCGATCCGCGCCCTCGCCACCGAGGCCGCCCTGGAGGGCGCGCCGTGGTCCGCGGAGACGGCCGAGGCCGCCGCACGGGTCCTGCGGGGCGAAGGGACGCCGATGGACGACCACCGCGCCAGCTCCCTCTACCGCTCCGCGATGCTCGGCCAGAGCCTGCTGAAGCTGTACGCCCAGACCACCGAGGCGGTTCCGTCATGA
- a CDS encoding nucleoside deaminase gives MTVSTATLVQDEQAWMRQAIAVATESANSGGGPFGALIVKDGVVIATAHNQVTATNDPSAHAEVSAIRAACTALDTFVLEGCTLITSCEPCPMCLSTALWARIDRLVFSADRDDAAAAGFDDRRFYELFEKKPQAEWPLQVVHLDLPNRTAPFDAWIAKSDRIDY, from the coding sequence GTGACCGTGAGCACCGCGACCCTCGTCCAGGACGAGCAGGCATGGATGCGGCAGGCCATCGCCGTCGCCACCGAGAGCGCCAACAGCGGAGGGGGCCCCTTCGGCGCCCTGATCGTCAAGGACGGCGTGGTGATCGCGACCGCGCACAACCAGGTCACCGCGACGAACGACCCGTCCGCGCACGCGGAGGTCAGCGCGATCCGTGCCGCCTGCACGGCGCTGGACACCTTCGTACTGGAGGGCTGCACCCTGATCACCTCGTGCGAGCCGTGCCCGATGTGCCTGTCCACCGCCCTGTGGGCCCGCATCGACCGGCTCGTGTTCTCCGCCGACCGCGACGACGCCGCGGCGGCCGGCTTCGACGACCGCAGGTTCTACGAGCTCTTCGAGAAGAAGCCCCAGGCGGAGTGGCCCCTTCAGGTCGTCCACCTGGACCTGCCGAACCGCACCGCGCCGTTCGACGCGTGGATCGCCAAGTCCGACCGCATCGATTATTGA
- a CDS encoding class I SAM-dependent DNA methyltransferase, which translates to MTWNGDEYQARFDRIASEGGDVHGEATLVRSYAPATVLDAGCGTGRVAIELARHGIAVVGVDIDESMLATARRRAPEIRWYRRDLAELDLGESFDVVVMAGNVPLFTPPGTEPALVAGVARHVGPAGRLVAGFSLDRGYALDAYDAHCRAAGLTLDARYATWSRDPFDGEGAYAVSVHRRL; encoded by the coding sequence ATGACGTGGAACGGCGACGAGTACCAGGCCCGGTTCGACCGCATCGCCTCCGAAGGGGGAGACGTGCACGGTGAGGCCACGCTGGTCCGCTCCTACGCCCCGGCCACGGTCCTCGACGCCGGGTGCGGCACCGGACGCGTGGCCATCGAACTGGCCCGTCACGGGATCGCGGTGGTGGGCGTGGACATCGACGAGTCGATGCTCGCCACCGCCCGGCGCCGGGCGCCGGAGATCCGCTGGTACCGGCGCGACCTGGCGGAGCTGGATCTCGGCGAGTCGTTCGACGTCGTGGTGATGGCGGGCAACGTCCCGCTGTTCACCCCGCCGGGGACGGAACCGGCCCTGGTGGCCGGGGTGGCGCGGCACGTCGGCCCGGCCGGCCGGCTGGTCGCCGGGTTCTCGCTGGACCGTGGTTACGCGCTGGACGCCTACGACGCCCACTGCCGGGCGGCGGGCCTCACCCTGGACGCCCGGTACGCGACCTGGTCCCGGGACCCCTTCGACGGCGAGGGGGCGTACGCCGTCTCGGTGCACCGCAGGCTCTGA
- a CDS encoding isochorismatase family protein, which produces MSPGLILVDLMPRIVAMPLAPYSGAEVEQRCRLLAGAFRAKGLPVAVVRVERPGVAEQPPGSEVVEGLLHPDDILVVKRTIGAFHATDLDARLRDRGVDTVVVAGLVTTMGVESTARAASDHGYEVEFVADAMSGFAADEHHFAVERIFPRFGTVRKTADYL; this is translated from the coding sequence ATGAGCCCGGGACTGATCCTCGTCGACCTGATGCCCCGTATCGTCGCGATGCCCCTGGCGCCGTACTCCGGTGCCGAGGTCGAGCAGCGCTGCCGGCTGCTGGCCGGGGCGTTCCGGGCCAAGGGCCTGCCCGTGGCGGTGGTGCGGGTCGAGCGACCGGGCGTCGCGGAACAGCCGCCGGGCAGCGAGGTGGTGGAGGGACTGCTCCACCCGGACGACATCCTGGTCGTCAAACGAACGATCGGCGCCTTCCACGCGACCGACCTGGACGCCCGGTTGCGCGACCGGGGGGTGGACACGGTCGTCGTCGCGGGCCTGGTGACCACCATGGGGGTGGAGTCCACCGCCCGTGCGGCGAGCGACCACGGCTACGAGGTGGAGTTCGTCGCGGACGCCATGTCCGGCTTCGCCGCCGACGAGCACCACTTCGCGGTGGAACGGATCTTCCCCCGCTTCGGGACCGTCCGGAAGACCGCGGACTACCTCTGA
- a CDS encoding ABC transporter substrate-binding protein — MAARPSRHLPGRPATRPGGRVWARRIVAIGVAAALVGGGVTALVVHLGKDGKKNNAGTRDGGSPTTPPVDDPAPAAAGFDAAVGKVVNPSTKKGGTLRLVTANDADSWDPARAYYGWVWNVQRLYSRTLFTYATEPGEKGRELVPDLAEARPEVSSDGKTYTVRIRSGLKFEDGTSITSRDIKYAIERSFAVDVITGGPTYFKELLDQGQDYRGPYEDTGDGGLDSVEVPDERTLVFRLKAPDSRFPYLLTLGATAPVPKAKDTRGRYGLKPVASGPYRIDSYRPGVSLTLVRNPHWDPATDPVRKALPDRVELAVNSSPELNANQLLSGAVDLDASQTGLPPAASAKVLTDPELKAHADAPFSGVTRSIAMVSRTAPFDNAHCRKAVLYAADTAVLQTAQGGPTSGTRRGNILPPTVPGSDDYDPFDLATGKPRIAKAKEELTRCGRPNGFGTKLVVSNGRPKDVATAEALRQTLKAAGITVEVDQLDYAKYYDTVGSPAEIEEKGYGLIMTNWSADFPHASTFLQPLADGRMIVPQGNTNHAQVNDRSLNDLFDQAGKESDPGKVAELHRTLNHKLTDGAYYLPVVATRNLNYRSPRLTNVYVNQAYGMVDIQALGVGSGKD; from the coding sequence GTGGCCGCCCGCCCCTCCCGCCACCTCCCCGGACGCCCCGCCACCCGCCCGGGCGGCCGGGTCTGGGCCCGCCGCATCGTCGCGATCGGCGTCGCAGCGGCACTGGTCGGCGGCGGCGTCACCGCCCTCGTCGTGCACCTGGGCAAGGACGGCAAGAAGAACAACGCCGGCACGCGGGACGGCGGTTCGCCGACCACCCCGCCCGTCGACGATCCCGCCCCCGCTGCCGCCGGCTTCGACGCCGCCGTCGGCAAGGTGGTCAACCCGTCCACGAAGAAGGGCGGCACGCTCCGCCTCGTGACCGCCAACGACGCCGACTCCTGGGACCCGGCCCGCGCCTACTACGGCTGGGTGTGGAACGTGCAGCGGCTGTACAGCCGCACGCTGTTCACCTACGCCACCGAGCCCGGCGAGAAGGGCCGCGAACTCGTCCCGGACCTCGCCGAGGCGCGGCCCGAGGTGTCGTCCGACGGGAAGACGTACACCGTCAGGATCAGGTCCGGGCTGAAGTTCGAGGACGGCACCTCCATCACCTCCCGCGACATCAAGTACGCGATCGAACGGTCCTTCGCGGTGGACGTCATCACCGGCGGTCCCACCTACTTCAAGGAGCTGCTGGACCAGGGGCAGGACTACCGGGGCCCGTACGAGGACACCGGTGACGGGGGTCTGGACTCGGTCGAGGTGCCGGACGAGCGGACCCTGGTGTTCCGTCTCAAGGCGCCCGACTCGCGGTTCCCGTACCTGCTGACCCTGGGGGCGACCGCCCCGGTGCCGAAGGCCAAGGACACCCGTGGCCGTTACGGTCTCAAGCCGGTCGCGTCGGGGCCGTACCGGATCGACTCCTACCGCCCGGGCGTGTCGCTCACCCTGGTGCGCAATCCCCACTGGGACCCGGCGACCGACCCGGTGCGCAAGGCGCTGCCCGACCGTGTCGAGCTGGCCGTCAACTCCTCCCCGGAGCTGAACGCCAACCAGCTCCTGTCCGGCGCCGTCGACCTGGACGCGTCGCAGACCGGCCTCCCTCCGGCCGCCTCCGCCAAGGTCCTGACGGACCCGGAGCTGAAGGCCCATGCGGACGCCCCGTTCTCCGGCGTCACGCGCAGCATCGCGATGGTGTCCCGCACGGCCCCCTTCGACAACGCGCACTGCCGCAAGGCCGTCCTGTACGCCGCCGACACCGCCGTCCTCCAGACCGCGCAGGGCGGTCCGACCTCGGGCACCCGCCGCGGCAACATCCTGCCCCCGACCGTTCCGGGCAGCGACGACTACGACCCCTTCGACCTGGCCACGGGCAAGCCCCGGATCGCGAAGGCCAAGGAGGAACTCACCCGGTGCGGACGCCCGAACGGCTTCGGCACCAAGCTCGTCGTGTCCAACGGCAGGCCCAAGGACGTGGCGACCGCCGAGGCGCTGCGGCAGACCCTGAAGGCCGCCGGCATCACGGTGGAGGTCGATCAGCTGGACTACGCGAAGTACTACGACACGGTCGGCAGCCCCGCTGAGATCGAGGAGAAGGGTTACGGCCTCATCATGACCAACTGGAGCGCCGACTTCCCCCACGCGTCCACCTTCCTGCAGCCGCTGGCCGACGGCCGCATGATCGTCCCGCAGGGCAACACCAACCACGCCCAGGTCAACGACCGCTCCCTCAACGACCTGTTCGACCAGGCCGGGAAGGAGTCCGACCCCGGCAAGGTCGCCGAACTCCACCGCACCCTCAACCACAAGCTCACCGACGGTGCCTACTACCTCCCGGTCGTCGCCACGCGGAACCTCAACTACCGCAGCCCCCGCCTCACCAACGTGTACGTCAACCAGGCCTACGGCATGGTCGACATCCAGGCGCTCGGCGTCGGGAGCGGCAAGGACTGA
- a CDS encoding LysR family transcriptional regulator: MIDVQRLRILRAVAEHGSFNRAATALHLTPSAVSQHMAALERGLGTQVVTRSTRGVTLTPAGHIMVGAAESVAAELEHARQQVARLGTGRTRLTVATFTSGGRLLLPDALTRLTAVHPHTVLHIREGEPEDTLPLVRQGAVDLALAYHFDGPLPVGPGPGSRLEWTPLLEDPLHVVLPSGHRLARRHTLDLAELAAEPWVLGCLKTEAYLHRYAGRAGFDPEIRGTTTDYFFARSLVAAGMGVSLVPSIALTPEIPGLCTVPVTPPGPVRYIGVAALGRGDRPHVTTLIGALREQAVRHGGR, translated from the coding sequence TTGATCGATGTGCAGCGGCTCCGCATCCTGCGAGCGGTGGCGGAACACGGCAGCTTCAACCGGGCTGCCACGGCTCTCCATCTCACCCCTTCGGCCGTCTCCCAGCACATGGCCGCCCTGGAACGCGGCCTCGGCACCCAGGTCGTCACCCGCAGCACCCGCGGTGTCACCCTCACACCGGCGGGCCACATCATGGTCGGCGCCGCCGAATCCGTGGCGGCCGAACTGGAACACGCCAGGCAGCAGGTCGCGCGGCTCGGCACCGGTCGCACCCGACTCACCGTCGCCACCTTCACCAGCGGCGGCAGACTGCTGCTGCCCGACGCCCTCACCCGGCTCACGGCGGTCCATCCCCACACCGTGCTCCACATCAGGGAGGGCGAGCCGGAGGACACCCTGCCGCTCGTCCGTCAGGGCGCCGTGGACCTCGCCCTCGCCTACCACTTCGACGGCCCGCTGCCCGTGGGACCTGGCCCCGGGTCGCGCCTGGAGTGGACGCCGCTCCTGGAGGACCCGCTGCACGTCGTCCTGCCGTCGGGGCACCGGCTCGCCCGTCGCCACACGCTCGACCTCGCCGAGCTGGCGGCCGAACCCTGGGTGCTCGGCTGCCTGAAGACCGAGGCGTACCTGCACCGCTACGCCGGGCGCGCCGGCTTCGATCCCGAGATACGCGGGACCACCACCGACTACTTCTTCGCCCGCTCGCTGGTCGCCGCCGGCATGGGGGTCTCCCTGGTCCCCTCCATCGCGCTCACCCCGGAGATCCCCGGCCTGTGCACCGTTCCGGTCACGCCGCCGGGGCCGGTCCGGTACATCGGCGTCGCCGCCCTCGGCCGCGGCGACCGGCCCCACGTCACGACGCTCATCGGCGCCCTTCGTGAGCAGGCGGTGCGGCACGGCGGGCGTTGA